In the Terriglobales bacterium genome, CTTCACGGTATACACCGTGGCCCCGCGCCAAGTCCAGAGAAAGGGAAGGCTACTTCAGTAGGGACTCGACCACCGAATACACCTCGGCCAGCGCCGCGTCCAGAGCTTCCGGATCCTTGCCGCCGGCCTCGGCCAGGTCGGGACGCCCGCCGCCCGAGCCGCCCACTACCTTCGCCACCGGGCCGATGATCTTGCCCGCCGGGAGGCGCTCCACCAGGTCCTTGGTGACTCCGACAATGAGCGCGACTTTCCCGTCGGCGACCGAGCCCAGCACCACCACGCCCGAGCCCAGCTTCTGACGCAGGTTATCCACCAGCACGCGCATCTGCGACCGGTCGAGGTTCTCCACGCGCTGCGCCAGCACCTTGACGCCCGCGACCAACCGCACCTGGTCGTCCGTGGCCGCCACCGACGCCGAGGCCGACTTCATCCGCGCCCGGTCCAACTCCTTGGTGAGCCGCTTGATCTC is a window encoding:
- a CDS encoding DHHA1 domain-containing protein yields the protein EIKRLTKELDRARMKSASASVAATDDQVRLVAGVKVLAQRVENLDRSQMRVLVDNLRQKLGSGVVVLGSVADGKVALIVGVTKDLVERLPAGKIIGPVAKVVGGSGGGRPDLAEAGGKDPEALDAALAEVYSVVESLLK